From a single Brassica rapa cultivar Chiifu-401-42 chromosome A01, CAAS_Brap_v3.01, whole genome shotgun sequence genomic region:
- the LOC103838383 gene encoding F-box/kelch-repeat protein At3g17530-like isoform X1, translating into MVMITDLPFDLEKKILTLVPKESRPQWQTTCKRWYALRQDLLAKKHLAQTGREFILLLNTSVFSTTINLQGVHNNVDPTMEFGGKLGSLQDSNDLQIDSIFYCKGLVLCTMVGKQRLLVCNPSNRETRYVKPRSNGCSEYALGYKGSKSSCVNSYKILRYCRYFDMQMRRTVSEFELYDFMSDSWRVLDVDEHDSYISACGVSVKGNTYWVAKRYGNQFILSFDFTREKFGFLPLPYESAGPGVSVDYGHKDTAVLSVVREEQLSVLHQYLHLFSFEMKIWVSNMIGTKKVSWGKFLVVDVVLLNVVSFVVDEEHKMAVCCCTDKDDGDEEGTSIFVIGENIQRHVYDEEVTIDASWPHLMNYVPSPVHVVRKSTRKSKRKRIARSFNRYQPEEGTSARSVEETKVTPKAKPKAYRSF; encoded by the exons atggtgatgatAACCGACCTTCCATTTGATCTGGAAAAGAAGATACTCACCCTTGTTCCGAAAGAGTCTCGACCACAATGGCAAACTACCTGCAAGAGATGGTACGCCCTACGCCAAGATCTACTCGCCAAGAAACACTTGGCTCAAACCGGAAGAGAGTTCATCTTATTGTTGAATACTAGTGTTTTTTCAACAACCATCAACCTCCAGGGAGTCCATAACAACGTTGATCCGACCATGGAGTTCGGAGGTAAACTTGGATCTTTACAAGATTCAAATGATTTACAAATAGATAGTATTTTTTACTGCAAGGGGTTGGTGCTATGCACTATGGTGGGAAAACAAAGGCTCCTGGTTTGCAACCCTAGTAACCGTGAAACTAGGTATGTCAAACCTAGAAGTAATGGCTGTTCCGAATATGCTCTTGGATACAAAGGCAGCAAGTCTTCTTGTGTTAATAGCTACAAGATCTTGAGGTATTGTCGTTATTTCGACATGCAAATGAGGCGTACCGTTTCCGAGTTTGAACTGTATGACTTTATGTCTGACTCATGGAGGGTGTTAGATGTGGATGAGCATGATTCGTACATATCAGCTTGCGGCGTGTCTGTGAAGGGAAACACTTACTGGGTTGCTAAAAGATATGGAAACCAGTTCATACTCAGTTTTGATTTCACAAGAGAGAAATTTGGGTTTCTCCCTCTTCCGTATGAGAGTGCTGGTCCTGGTGTTTCAGTGGATTATGGGCATAAAGATACCGCTGTTCTGTCAGTTGTTAGAGAGGAACAACTCTCGGTGTTACATCAGTATCTTCACTTGTTTTCATTTGAGATGAAGATATGGGTGAGCAACATGATTGGCACCAAAAAGGTGTCGTGGGGCAAGTTCTTGGTAGTGGACGTAGTGCTGTTAAATGTTGTCAGCTTCGTGGTTGACGAGGAGCATAAAATGGCAGTGTGTTGTTGTACAGACAAGGATGATGGTGACGAAGAGGGTACCAGCATTTTCGTTATTGGAGAGAATATACAGAGACATGTTTATGATGAAGAAGTGACAATAGATGCATCATGGCCACATCTCATGAATTATGTTCCAAGCCCGGTTCACGTTGTGAGGAAGAGTACGCGCAAAAGCAAAAGGAAACGAATTGCAAGGAG CTTTAACAGGTATCAACCAGAGGAGGGCACATCGGCAAGAAGCGTTGAGGAAACAAAAGTGACACCCAAAGCAAAACCTAAAGCATATCGAAGTTTCTAG
- the LOC103838383 gene encoding F-box/kelch-repeat protein At3g17530-like isoform X2 — protein MVMITDLPFDLEKKILTLVPKESRPQWQTTCKRWYALRQDLLAKKHLAQTGREFILLLNTSVFSTTINLQGVHNNVDPTMEFGGKLGSLQDSNDLQIDSIFYCKGLVLCTMVGKQRLLVCNPSNRETRYVKPRSNGCSEYALGYKGSKSSCVNSYKILRYCRYFDMQMRRTVSEFELYDFMSDSWRVLDVDEHDSYISACGVSVKGNTYWVAKRYGNQFILSFDFTREKFGFLPLPYESAGPGVSVDYGHKDTAVLSVVREEQLSVLHQYLHLFSFEMKIWVSNMIGTKKVSWGKFLVVDVVLLNVVSFVVDEEHKMAVCCCTDKDDGDEEGTSIFVIGENIQRHVYDEEVTIDASWPHLMNYVPSPVHVVRKSTRKSKRKRIARRYQPEEGTSARSVEETKVTPKAKPKAYRSF, from the exons atggtgatgatAACCGACCTTCCATTTGATCTGGAAAAGAAGATACTCACCCTTGTTCCGAAAGAGTCTCGACCACAATGGCAAACTACCTGCAAGAGATGGTACGCCCTACGCCAAGATCTACTCGCCAAGAAACACTTGGCTCAAACCGGAAGAGAGTTCATCTTATTGTTGAATACTAGTGTTTTTTCAACAACCATCAACCTCCAGGGAGTCCATAACAACGTTGATCCGACCATGGAGTTCGGAGGTAAACTTGGATCTTTACAAGATTCAAATGATTTACAAATAGATAGTATTTTTTACTGCAAGGGGTTGGTGCTATGCACTATGGTGGGAAAACAAAGGCTCCTGGTTTGCAACCCTAGTAACCGTGAAACTAGGTATGTCAAACCTAGAAGTAATGGCTGTTCCGAATATGCTCTTGGATACAAAGGCAGCAAGTCTTCTTGTGTTAATAGCTACAAGATCTTGAGGTATTGTCGTTATTTCGACATGCAAATGAGGCGTACCGTTTCCGAGTTTGAACTGTATGACTTTATGTCTGACTCATGGAGGGTGTTAGATGTGGATGAGCATGATTCGTACATATCAGCTTGCGGCGTGTCTGTGAAGGGAAACACTTACTGGGTTGCTAAAAGATATGGAAACCAGTTCATACTCAGTTTTGATTTCACAAGAGAGAAATTTGGGTTTCTCCCTCTTCCGTATGAGAGTGCTGGTCCTGGTGTTTCAGTGGATTATGGGCATAAAGATACCGCTGTTCTGTCAGTTGTTAGAGAGGAACAACTCTCGGTGTTACATCAGTATCTTCACTTGTTTTCATTTGAGATGAAGATATGGGTGAGCAACATGATTGGCACCAAAAAGGTGTCGTGGGGCAAGTTCTTGGTAGTGGACGTAGTGCTGTTAAATGTTGTCAGCTTCGTGGTTGACGAGGAGCATAAAATGGCAGTGTGTTGTTGTACAGACAAGGATGATGGTGACGAAGAGGGTACCAGCATTTTCGTTATTGGAGAGAATATACAGAGACATGTTTATGATGAAGAAGTGACAATAGATGCATCATGGCCACATCTCATGAATTATGTTCCAAGCCCGGTTCACGTTGTGAGGAAGAGTACGCGCAAAAGCAAAAGGAAACGAATTGCAAGGAG GTATCAACCAGAGGAGGGCACATCGGCAAGAAGCGTTGAGGAAACAAAAGTGACACCCAAAGCAAAACCTAAAGCATATCGAAGTTTCTAG
- the LOC103837637 gene encoding uncharacterized protein LOC103837637: MSYLPPVLPSAHYANTFPAAHTGVFWDLNDFPIPCLDPHVVYENIKSTLLNKGYSGPVSIWLYANHESQIQKDYKEDYESAGFRFCFEPADTRDYRMSVDMLICALDHPSSNLMVLAEDFKEEDAVCNIYLLHHRRQNIFLAYQQQVEPSLCTESPRWLYESVLQAVDQQGGQHVDKKNKTTIRIINTPMPTLDVPGSFVRSRVHTTHAIWDAVDSAALQDLEPVISAANIDAFFMLRGLPPPNFTKVFADEDALPEHLITEYLGSSLHVDIIPKGNMRVRIQKIAKFILFNALTHRSKPTTLLVLSEDILEDPLFMTVYEAVKSKGFTLIFQPPKSILASELYLDPRLGSWF, encoded by the exons ATGTCCTATTTGCCGCCGGTGTTGCCTTCTGCTCACTATGCCAATACATTCCCAG CCGCACACACAGGTGTCTTCTGGGACCTCAATGATTTCCCAATTCCATGTCTCGATCCCCATGTGGTTTATGAGAATATCAAGTCAACCCTTCTCAATAAGGGTTACTCGGGACCCGTGTCTATATGGTTGTACGCGAATCATGAATCCCAGATACAGAAGGATTATAAGGAGGATTATGAGTCTGCTGGATTCAGATTCTGTTTCGAACCTGCAG ACACGAGAGATTATAGAATGTCAGTGGACATGCTAATATGTGCGCTGGATCATCCATCTTCAAATCTGATGGTACTCGCAGAGGACTTCAAAGAGGAAGATGCAGTCTGTAATATTTACCTTTTGCACCATAGAAGACAAAATATCTTCTTAGCATACCAACAGCAAGTAGAACCAAGCCTTTGTACTGAAAGCCCACGGTGGCTTTATGAAAGTGTCTTGCAAGCTGTAGATCAACAAGGCGGCCAACATGTTGACAAAAAGAACAAGACCACCATCAGAATCATCAACACCCCAATGCCGACCTTAGACGTACCCGGAAGCTTCGTCAGATCACGGG TTCATACTACACATGCCATCTGGGACGCCGTGGATTCCGCAGCACTTCAAGATTTGGAACCTGTCATCTCTGCTGCCAATATCGATGCATTTTTTATGCTTAGAGGTCTTCCTCCTCCTAATTTTACCAAGGTGTTTGCTGATGAGGATGCCCTCCCTGAACATCTCATCACAGAATATCTAGGTTCCAGTCTCCATGTCGATATCATCCCCAAAG GAAATATGCGTGTCAGAATTCAAAAAATTGCAAAGTTCATTCTTTTCAATGCATTGACTCATCGTAGCAAACCAACAACCTTGCTTGTACTCTCCGAAGACATTCTTGAAGACCCTCTTTTCATGACTGTTTATGAAGCTGTGAAATCGAAAGGTTTCACTCTCATTTTTCAGCCGCCCAAGTCCATATTAGCGTCAGAGTTATATTTGGATCCCAGATTAGGAAGTTGGTTCTGA
- the LOC103837663 gene encoding probable 1-acyl-sn-glycerol-3-phosphate acyltransferase 5, with the protein MKNKVTKSEGNIPNSDNKLSLIRMLRGITCLMVLVSTAFMMLIFWGFLSGVVLRLFSIHYSRKCVSFFFGSWLALWPFLFEKINGTKVVFSGDKVPCEERVLLIANHRTEVDWMYFWDLALRKGQIGNMKYVLKSSLMKLPLFGWAFHLFEFIPVERRWEVDEANLRQIVSSFKDPRDALWLALFPEGTDYTEAKCERSKKFAAEHGLPVLSNVLLPRTKGFVSCLQELSSSLDAVYDVTIGYKTRCPSFLDNVYGIEPSEVHIRIRRIDQSQIPNQEKEINDWLMNAFQLKDQLLSDFYSSGHFPNEGTEKEFNTLKHLINCLAVIVFTVICAYLTFFSSMVWFKIYVSLVCAYLASATHFNLRSVPLVETAKKAFK; encoded by the exons ATGAAAAATAAAGTTACAAAGAGTGAAGGAAACATACCGAACTCTGACAACAAGTTGTCTCTGATAAGAATGTTGAGAGGTATAACATGTCTGATGGTGCTGGTTTCAACAGCTTTTATGATGTTGATATTCTGGGGGTTCCTATCAGGCGTAGTGTTGAGACTCTTCAGCATACACTATAGCCGTAAAtgtgtttctttcttcttcggCTCCTGGCTCGCCTTGTGGCCTTTCCTCTTTGAGAAGATAAACGGAACCAAAGTTGTCTTCTCTGGGGACAAAGTTCCTTGCGAGGAACGAGTATTGCTCATTGCGAATCACCGAACCGAAGTTGATTGGATGTACTTCTGGGATCTTGCACTGCGCAAAGGCCAGATTGGGAACATGAAGTATGTGCTGAAGAGCAGCTTGATGAAACTACCTCTGTTTGGTTGGGCGTTTCACCTCTTTGAGTTTATTCCCGTTGAGCGGAGATGGGAAGTGGATGAAGCGAACTTGAGGCAGATAGTTTCGAGTTTTAAGGATCCTCGAGATGCTTTGTGGCTTGCTCTTTTCCCTGAAGGCACAGATTACAC AGAGGCTAAATGCGAAAGGAGCAAGAAGTTTGCAGCTGAACATGGCTTACCAGTACTGAGCAACGTCCTGCTTCCAAGGACTAAAGGTTTCGTCTCTTGCTTGCAAGAACTGAGTTCCTCACTTGATGCAGTTTATGACGTCACCATCGGTTATAAAACCCGTTGTCCGTCTTTCTTAGACAATGTCTACGGTATTGAACCATCAGAAGTTCACATCCGAATCCGTCGAATCGACCAAAGCCAAATCCCAAATCAAGAAAAGGAGATCAATGATTGGTTAATGAACGCGTTCCAGCTCAAAGACCAGCTTCTCAGTGACTTCTACTCCAGTGGCCATTTCCCTAACGAAGGAACAGAAAAAGAGTTCAACACACTGAAGCACCTCATAAACTGCTTGGCAGTGATTGTCTTCACGGTCATCTGCGCGTATCTCACCTTCTTTTCGTCGATGGTCTGGTTCAAGATCTATGTCTCTTTGGTCTGTGCCTACTTGGCCTCCGCTACACATTTCAATCTTCGTTCTGTTCCACTTGTTGAGACTGCAAAAAAGGCCTTCAAATGA